In Alkalihalobacillus sp. FSL W8-0930, a single window of DNA contains:
- the msrA gene encoding peptide-methionine (S)-S-oxide reductase MsrA, whose amino-acid sequence MERATFAGGCFWCMVQPFDEQPGIHSIVSGYTGGSVQNPTYKQVKTGETGHYEAVEIVFEPDVFSYQKLLDLFWVQIDPTDAGGQFQDRGDQYRTAIFYHTEEQRQLAEQSKQQLEDSQRFAKPIVTEILPADTFYPAEEEHQDFYKKERKAYKEDRKQSGRDEFIEENWNN is encoded by the coding sequence ATGGAGAGAGCGACATTTGCAGGAGGATGTTTCTGGTGTATGGTTCAACCATTTGATGAACAGCCAGGAATTCACTCAATCGTTTCGGGTTACACAGGTGGATCTGTACAAAATCCAACGTACAAACAAGTAAAAACGGGCGAAACTGGACATTACGAGGCTGTTGAAATTGTGTTTGAACCCGATGTGTTTTCATATCAAAAGCTATTAGACTTGTTTTGGGTTCAAATTGATCCAACGGATGCTGGTGGACAGTTCCAAGACCGCGGCGATCAATATCGAACCGCTATATTTTATCATACGGAAGAGCAAAGACAACTAGCAGAGCAATCAAAGCAGCAACTTGAAGACAGTCAGCGATTTGCGAAACCAATCGTGACAGAAATACTACCAGCAGATACATTCTATCCTGCAGAAGAAGAACATCAGGATTTTTACAAGAAAGAACGGAAAGCGTATAAAGAGGATCGTAAACAATCGGGTAGAGATGAATTTATCGAGGAGAATTGGAACAATTAA
- the uvsE gene encoding UV DNA damage repair endonuclease UvsE has product MRLGYPCQNLSIPTVFKTCRLKTMQDKGMSIIKELTLHNIDQLKKVLEWNIDHDIFFFRISSDMIPFATLPEMTWEWQTDQDVNTKLDEIQALQKKHDLRLSMHPGQYSVLNSPREHVVDNAKKDLQYHHDFLRAVGGIDMIIHTGGAYGDKEKAKETFSNVFKTLPDSVKELIRLENDDKVFHTQDVLDISAVCGVTICFDIHHEMCFGRTTDELKELFTSVKQTWEHTSYHPKVHISSGKRSETDPAHADLIRIEEFERLMEVVQDTVIDCMLEAKLKEKALFSLREELA; this is encoded by the coding sequence ATGCGTCTTGGATATCCATGTCAAAACTTAAGTATACCGACCGTTTTTAAAACATGTCGTTTAAAAACGATGCAGGATAAAGGGATGTCAATCATTAAAGAGCTTACGTTACATAATATTGACCAACTCAAGAAAGTTCTCGAGTGGAATATCGACCATGACATTTTCTTTTTCCGGATTTCGAGCGATATGATTCCATTTGCGACTCTTCCTGAAATGACTTGGGAGTGGCAAACCGATCAAGACGTAAATACAAAGCTCGATGAGATTCAAGCGTTACAGAAAAAGCATGACTTAAGACTTTCCATGCACCCAGGGCAATACTCGGTATTAAATTCCCCTAGAGAACACGTCGTTGATAATGCTAAAAAAGACTTACAGTATCATCATGACTTTCTACGAGCTGTGGGCGGAATTGATATGATCATTCATACAGGTGGCGCATACGGAGATAAGGAAAAAGCGAAAGAGACGTTTAGTAACGTATTTAAAACGTTACCTGACTCCGTAAAGGAATTGATTAGACTTGAGAACGATGACAAAGTCTTTCATACTCAAGATGTTCTAGATATTTCTGCCGTGTGCGGAGTGACGATTTGCTTCGATATTCATCATGAGATGTGTTTTGGTCGCACGACTGATGAATTAAAAGAGCTTTTTACATCGGTCAAACAAACGTGGGAGCACACGTCATATCATCCAAAGGTTCACATCAGTTCTGGTAAGCGATCAGAGACAGATCCTGCGCACGCGGATCTTATTCGTATAGAGGAATTTGAGAGGCTGATGGAAGTCGTTCAAGATACGGTAATCGATTGTATGTTAGAAGCAAAATTAAAAGAAAAAGCGCTGTTTTCGTTAAGAGAAGAGCTTGCATAG
- a CDS encoding HesB/YadR/YfhF family protein, with protein MKIEVTKPAVRWFKEQFDTEENQYIRFFARYGGCGSFQSGFSLGISQEQPERPLAEYKIDDCIFYVEEQDAWYFGQHNLKVKYSRTKDEIEFESQEITS; from the coding sequence ATGAAGATAGAAGTAACCAAACCAGCCGTACGCTGGTTCAAAGAACAATTTGATACAGAGGAGAATCAGTACATCCGTTTCTTTGCTCGATATGGAGGATGCGGTTCATTTCAAAGTGGCTTTTCACTAGGAATTAGTCAGGAGCAGCCAGAGCGTCCATTGGCTGAATATAAAATAGACGATTGTATTTTTTATGTTGAAGAGCAGGATGCTTGGTATTTTGGGCAACATAACCTTAAGGTGAAATATAGTCGTACAAAAGATGAAATTGAATTTGAATCTCAAGAGATTACGTCATAA
- a CDS encoding chemotaxis protein produces MTQMSQSNILLESGTNELELVMFEIGKETYGINVLKVREIVQPVDVTATPNRHPYVEGVIRIRDEIIPLIDLSVVLDVKDAGEASTHKFIVAELNKLKVAFRVHNVSRIHRVSWGQVEKPNELSQGAHSHVTGIVKMEDYVAFMLDYEKIVVEIHPDAGMNRSSIHSITPRDRGGKHIVIVEDSGVLRQLLQDTLTEAGYTKLTTFENGQLAWDALSDQGAISSKIDLIITDIEMPQMDGHHLTKRIKDHPSYEHTPVVIFSSIISEDLYHKGKAVGADGQISKPDIVKLIELLDTTLQLS; encoded by the coding sequence ATGACCCAAATGTCACAGTCAAATATATTGTTAGAGAGTGGTACCAATGAACTCGAGCTTGTTATGTTCGAGATTGGTAAAGAGACGTACGGGATTAACGTATTAAAGGTAAGAGAAATCGTTCAGCCTGTTGATGTAACTGCAACACCAAATCGTCATCCGTATGTAGAAGGAGTTATTCGCATCCGGGATGAAATTATTCCATTAATTGATTTGTCCGTAGTATTGGACGTGAAAGATGCTGGAGAAGCAAGTACTCACAAATTTATCGTGGCCGAACTAAATAAATTAAAGGTAGCATTCCGCGTACATAATGTGTCAAGAATTCACCGCGTCTCTTGGGGACAGGTTGAAAAACCTAATGAATTGTCTCAAGGGGCACATAGTCATGTTACCGGGATTGTAAAAATGGAAGACTATGTAGCCTTTATGCTTGATTACGAAAAAATTGTCGTTGAAATCCATCCAGATGCGGGAATGAATCGATCATCTATTCATTCCATAACTCCTCGTGACCGTGGAGGCAAGCATATTGTCATTGTTGAGGACTCTGGAGTACTACGCCAGTTGTTGCAAGATACACTTACTGAAGCCGGCTATACCAAACTAACGACGTTTGAAAATGGACAACTTGCATGGGATGCTCTTAGTGACCAAGGGGCAATTAGCAGTAAGATTGATTTAATCATTACCGATATTGAAATGCCACAAATGGATGGACATCATCTTACCAAGCGTATTAAAGACCATCCATCTTATGAACACACACCTGTTGTCATTTTCTCTTCTATTATTTCTGAAGATTTGTATCACAAAGGAAAAGCAGTTGGAGCGGATGGCCAAATCAGTAAACCCGACATCGTTAAGCTGATCGAATTACTTGATACTACGCTACAATTAAGTTAG
- a CDS encoding SurA N-terminal domain-containing protein: MQNKFILGISAFALAVGLAACSGETDENAESQNEQNESQTEEPTIAETNFEDIPDVVATINGVDLLKDDFVVEYNQAKEEQLMMGGQVDPSSTEVDDQLKDQSVNFLVDSELLMQASNEEDVEVTDEEVNAQLDQFKAMYQVESDEELEELFGDNNVTIDEFRENIREGMKPQKYIEQKAQIEDPTDEEIQSTYDEIIAAADGEEEPPALEDVEDTIAEQLKAQKTSEAASDILEELREQGDVEIFV, encoded by the coding sequence ATGCAAAACAAATTTATACTTGGAATTTCTGCTTTTGCTCTAGCTGTAGGATTAGCAGCTTGTTCTGGTGAGACAGATGAAAATGCTGAGAGTCAGAACGAGCAAAATGAATCACAAACAGAGGAACCGACTATAGCTGAAACAAACTTTGAAGACATACCTGATGTCGTAGCTACAATTAATGGTGTAGATCTATTAAAAGACGACTTTGTGGTTGAATACAATCAAGCAAAAGAAGAACAATTAATGATGGGCGGTCAGGTTGATCCATCTTCAACAGAAGTGGATGATCAGCTAAAAGACCAATCTGTTAATTTCTTAGTAGATTCTGAACTTCTAATGCAAGCTTCTAATGAGGAAGATGTTGAAGTGACAGATGAGGAAGTAAACGCACAGCTTGATCAATTTAAAGCGATGTATCAGGTTGAATCAGACGAAGAGTTGGAAGAACTTTTCGGTGATAATAATGTAACAATTGATGAATTCAGAGAGAATATTAGAGAAGGCATGAAGCCACAAAAATACATCGAGCAGAAGGCTCAAATTGAAGATCCAACAGATGAAGAAATTCAATCGACCTATGATGAAATCATTGCCGCGGCAGATGGAGAAGAAGAACCACCAGCTCTTGAAGATGTTGAAGATACGATTGCTGAACAGTTGAAAGCTCAAAAGACGTCTGAAGCAGCAAGTGATATTCTTGAAGAGTTAAGAGAACAAGGTGATGTTGAGATTTTTGTTTAA
- a CDS encoding dipeptidase: MNQNSSSFNVTDTHCDVLLKLWMNPNQSFKDSEQLDVTLTRLMDGGVTLQCFAIFIEPFVKQELKFQAVLEQIQLFHQKVIQPYHQMKHVKKWSDLSLLKEGEIGAILTLEGMDAVGSDEWKHHFLIEQGILSVGLTWNEANLVADGIEESRGAGITDFGKRVIENHNKHKVLTDVSHLSEKSFWDTVELSQYVIASHSNASAICGHKRNLNDEQARALFKNDRYMGLVFLPKFLSDTEEATIDDVIRHIEHLCALGGEKSIGFGSDFDGISTYVDGLEHPGRYPAFIERLSKYYSDAQIKRFCSGNFLRSLPN, translated from the coding sequence ATGAACCAAAATTCCTCTTCTTTTAACGTAACGGATACACATTGTGATGTATTACTAAAGTTATGGATGAATCCAAATCAATCCTTTAAAGACAGCGAGCAGTTGGACGTGACATTAACAAGACTAATGGACGGAGGAGTCACACTTCAATGTTTCGCCATTTTCATTGAACCATTTGTTAAACAAGAACTGAAATTTCAAGCAGTTCTTGAACAAATCCAGCTTTTTCATCAAAAAGTGATTCAACCCTATCATCAAATGAAACATGTGAAAAAGTGGTCAGATCTTTCTTTATTAAAGGAAGGAGAAATTGGTGCCATTCTTACACTGGAGGGGATGGATGCAGTTGGTTCAGACGAGTGGAAACATCATTTTCTAATTGAACAAGGGATTTTATCGGTAGGATTAACATGGAATGAAGCAAATCTTGTTGCCGATGGTATTGAAGAGTCTAGAGGAGCAGGCATTACTGATTTCGGGAAACGAGTCATTGAGAATCATAATAAACATAAGGTGCTAACGGATGTTTCTCATTTAAGCGAGAAAAGCTTCTGGGACACGGTAGAGTTATCTCAATATGTCATTGCAAGTCATTCAAATGCATCAGCTATTTGTGGGCATAAACGAAATTTAAATGATGAGCAGGCAAGAGCGTTATTCAAGAACGACCGATACATGGGTCTAGTTTTTTTACCGAAGTTTCTATCAGACACCGAAGAAGCAACGATAGACGATGTAATTCGGCATATTGAACATTTATGCGCACTAGGTGGAGAAAAGTCAATTGGCTTCGGTTCAGACTTTGATGGAATCTCAACTTACGTGGATGGGCTTGAACACCCGGGCCGATATCCAGCTTTTATTGAAAGGCTATCAAAGTACTACTCCGATGCCCAAATTAAGCGATTTTGCAGCGGAAATTTTCTAAGGTCTCTACCCAATTAG
- a CDS encoding YppG family protein, translated as MLHNNQSRRHPYPNFPTQGRHPSYYPNQGRRMRAGVRQQTTGMYSPNQTVSRTGFIKKAFTSDDGQFDVSRTAQTVDQVIKTVQQVSPYVRKVGSYFLR; from the coding sequence ATGCTTCATAACAATCAAAGCCGACGTCACCCATACCCAAACTTCCCTACTCAAGGAAGACATCCCTCTTATTACCCAAATCAAGGGAGAAGAATGCGGGCAGGTGTACGTCAGCAGACAACTGGCATGTATTCACCGAATCAAACCGTATCACGTACCGGGTTTATCAAAAAAGCTTTCACATCAGACGACGGTCAATTTGATGTATCCAGAACCGCTCAAACGGTGGACCAAGTCATTAAAACGGTACAGCAGGTTTCCCCATATGTTCGTAAGGTTGGCTCATACTTTCTTAGATAG
- a CDS encoding iron-sulfur cluster biosynthesis family protein has protein sequence MDITVTDAAASSFQSIQSDKAIRVVARDTFECSTMIEFYLQLDDPVESEDTTVRQAGQQFIYNKKASDEIGSRVTIDYKPTQGLKMVNPNQTLAYGLTLK, from the coding sequence ATGGACATTACTGTTACTGATGCGGCAGCATCTTCTTTTCAATCCATTCAGTCGGACAAAGCGATACGAGTTGTAGCACGAGATACATTTGAATGCAGTACCATGATTGAATTTTACTTGCAGCTTGATGATCCTGTTGAATCAGAAGATACAACTGTCCGGCAAGCGGGCCAACAGTTTATTTACAACAAAAAAGCGAGCGATGAAATTGGCTCGCGAGTAACCATTGATTATAAGCCTACACAGGGATTAAAAATGGTGAATCCAAATCAAACGCTAGCATATGGTTTAACCCTAAAGTAA
- a CDS encoding EAL-associated domain-containing protein, which translates to MDPLDVMMEKDNVVPYFLPIFNAEKQIVVGYEVVARLNAPDGVKRIGWFFGDKTIPSEYRNELDDHLQRLALEHYAASNFKGAMYFNYDARQLIKDSGESFLERIQPYIEDQTISYNQIILGLDEKDIHSYYAEIKHVLSYLQSLGIRIGIDNVGQSSSHMDQVAMLHPNVIRVNVSFLNQDSLPHLYGDVHQSLTMLSRKIGATLLFDGISTFNQLNYAWRNGARYYQGPYLLPASKDLVLEDVCRERMQKDFQHFITYERKKMQAQLELSNELGHSLRATLKQTKSTGTLDDLILTVAKELSEYVFRIYICNEEGLQQSSNVEKDLEGAWQLKKEGLYKNWSWRPYFLENIVRMNVEKKGILSDLYTDIERDEQIRTFAYPISDSLYMFMDIPYEFLFEQNDLI; encoded by the coding sequence ATGGATCCTTTAGATGTCATGATGGAAAAAGATAATGTCGTACCTTATTTTCTTCCCATCTTTAACGCTGAGAAGCAAATTGTTGTGGGGTACGAGGTTGTAGCAAGACTTAATGCACCAGATGGGGTTAAAAGAATAGGATGGTTTTTTGGCGATAAAACCATTCCCTCTGAATACCGAAATGAACTCGACGATCACTTGCAAAGGCTAGCACTAGAGCATTACGCTGCTTCGAACTTTAAAGGAGCTATGTACTTTAACTACGATGCTAGACAACTTATAAAGGATTCTGGAGAAAGCTTTTTAGAACGGATTCAACCGTATATTGAAGATCAAACGATTAGTTATAATCAAATTATTTTGGGATTAGATGAAAAAGATATTCACTCTTATTATGCAGAGATTAAGCATGTTCTTTCCTATCTTCAAAGCTTAGGGATTCGAATTGGAATTGATAATGTAGGGCAAAGCAGTAGTCATATGGATCAAGTTGCCATGCTTCATCCTAATGTCATTCGTGTGAACGTTTCTTTTTTAAATCAGGATTCGCTTCCACATTTATATGGGGATGTTCACCAATCTCTTACAATGCTTTCTCGTAAGATTGGAGCAACACTATTATTTGATGGAATCTCAACCTTTAATCAATTAAACTATGCTTGGCGAAATGGAGCCCGTTACTATCAAGGCCCTTACCTTCTACCTGCCTCAAAAGATTTAGTGTTAGAGGATGTATGCAGAGAGCGGATGCAAAAAGACTTCCAGCACTTCATTACGTATGAACGTAAGAAGATGCAAGCACAACTTGAACTTTCAAACGAATTAGGACATTCACTACGTGCTACATTAAAACAAACAAAAAGCACGGGAACATTAGATGACCTCATCTTAACTGTCGCAAAAGAGTTAAGTGAGTATGTTTTTCGAATTTACATCTGCAATGAAGAAGGGCTTCAGCAATCCTCTAATGTGGAAAAGGATCTGGAAGGTGCATGGCAGCTAAAAAAAGAGGGTCTGTATAAAAACTGGAGCTGGCGACCGTATTTTCTTGAAAACATCGTTCGCATGAATGTTGAGAAAAAAGGAATATTGTCTGATTTATACACTGATATTGAGCGAGATGAGCAAATACGCACATTTGCATACCCTATCTCTGATTCGTTGTATATGTTTATGGATATTCCTTATGAGTTTTTATTTGAGCAAAATGATTTAATTTAA
- a CDS encoding alpha/beta hydrolase, whose product MKRKGEQATLYMQGTHVYVERWFHTAKKCRGTLLFIHGFLSSSFSFRQLLPSMPNDYDLLCFDLPGFGKSGKDKTFCYEFKNYAALLTEIMELYELNHVTLIGHSMGGQVALYTAKQTPERIDSLILLSASAYFHRVKKVVVCSSYIPFFSSLLYSLGKNRDCKPFIGQLMFKKNAVTSEMVKEYGRPLKDRGFYHSITCLMRQREGDMSSTDLQSIKQRCLIIWGESDPLIPLSVGKKLSHDLHDAKLMVLPETGHLVPEEQPKKTAQLIKHFLT is encoded by the coding sequence TTGAAACGAAAGGGTGAACAGGCAACATTATATATGCAAGGAACACATGTATATGTGGAAAGGTGGTTTCACACGGCTAAAAAGTGTAGGGGAACATTGCTTTTTATACATGGATTTCTTTCATCAAGTTTCAGTTTCAGACAACTGCTGCCATCGATGCCAAATGACTATGATTTATTATGCTTTGACTTACCTGGATTCGGAAAAAGTGGGAAGGATAAAACGTTTTGCTATGAATTTAAAAATTATGCAGCTTTGTTAACTGAAATAATGGAGTTGTATGAGCTAAACCATGTCACATTAATTGGCCATTCAATGGGAGGTCAAGTGGCCTTGTATACAGCTAAGCAAACGCCTGAACGGATCGATTCATTAATCCTTCTTTCAGCTTCTGCATATTTTCATCGAGTGAAAAAAGTGGTGGTGTGTTCCTCTTATATACCATTCTTCTCCTCTTTACTCTATTCATTGGGGAAGAATAGGGATTGTAAACCGTTTATCGGCCAATTAATGTTCAAAAAAAATGCTGTGACAAGTGAAATGGTCAAAGAGTACGGTAGACCTTTAAAGGATAGAGGGTTTTATCATTCTATTACTTGTTTAATGAGGCAACGCGAAGGGGATATGTCTAGTACGGATCTTCAATCAATTAAACAAAGGTGTTTAATTATATGGGGGGAAAGTGATCCTCTCATTCCTTTATCCGTTGGGAAGAAGTTATCGCACGATTTGCACGATGCCAAGCTCATGGTCCTTCCTGAAACAGGTCATTTAGTGCCAGAAGAACAACCGAAAAAAACGGCTCAGCTTATCAAGCATTTCCTAACGTAA
- the metA gene encoding homoserine O-succinyltransferase gives MPIKIPDHLPAREILNAENIFIMDESRAYSQDIRPLSIVILNLMPIKETTETQILRLLSNSPLQLDVSFLYPSSHVSKNTKQDHLKLFYKTIDEIKKRKFDGMIITGAPVEQLEFEEVDYWEELKWIMDWSKDNVTSTLHICWGAQAGLYHHYGIQKYPMSEKLFGIFEHKVNPDPIKLLRGFDDVFLAPHSRHTETRIEDIDKVSELDILSTSKDAGLYLAASKDGKHIFVTGHSEYDVTTLDEEYQRDLSKGVAIQPPVNYFPDNDQSVPPALRWRAHSNLLFTNWLNYYVYQETPYDLT, from the coding sequence ATGCCAATTAAAATACCAGATCATCTTCCAGCTAGGGAAATCTTAAACGCTGAGAACATTTTTATTATGGACGAATCGAGAGCATATAGTCAGGACATCAGGCCACTATCCATTGTGATTTTAAATCTAATGCCTATAAAGGAAACGACAGAAACTCAAATTTTGCGGCTGTTAAGTAATTCGCCATTGCAGCTTGATGTATCCTTCTTGTACCCTTCGTCTCATGTTTCAAAAAATACGAAACAAGATCATCTTAAGCTTTTTTATAAAACAATAGATGAGATTAAAAAGCGCAAATTTGATGGAATGATTATTACTGGCGCTCCTGTTGAACAGCTTGAATTTGAAGAAGTGGACTACTGGGAAGAATTAAAATGGATCATGGATTGGAGTAAAGACAATGTCACTTCAACTTTACATATTTGTTGGGGGGCACAAGCTGGATTGTATCATCATTACGGAATTCAGAAATATCCGATGAGTGAAAAATTATTTGGAATTTTTGAGCATAAGGTGAATCCAGATCCAATTAAATTACTTCGTGGGTTTGATGATGTATTCTTGGCACCACACTCCAGACATACAGAGACAAGAATTGAAGACATAGATAAGGTCTCGGAACTAGACATTTTAAGTACATCTAAGGATGCGGGCTTGTATCTTGCAGCTTCAAAGGATGGAAAACACATTTTTGTGACGGGACATTCAGAATATGATGTAACGACTTTAGATGAAGAATATCAAAGGGACTTAAGTAAAGGGGTGGCGATCCAACCACCAGTGAACTACTTTCCAGATAATGATCAAAGTGTTCCTCCCGCGCTTCGCTGGAGAGCCCATTCAAACCTGCTGTTTACAAACTGGTTGAATTATTATGTATACCAAGAGACGCCTTATGATTTAACGTAA
- a CDS encoding reverse transcriptase-like protein — translation MNLRLEWVYKHPKRTARYQMTTDYMSINEALLLEEDLIKTGRSVSCQFFDEDDASWTRKDLLRFLKAMETEPHQVKAYIDGGYRKESNEAGLGLAIYYQQNGQHWRYRVNERIDEIDDNNEAEYAALAYLFTIAEELGIHHQALTIYTDSKTLYHQMTGEWPCYEETLIRWNERIEEKVAKLGLKPTYSFLGRHLNKEADQLASQALDGIFIEGKKEQTKKEDVT, via the coding sequence ATGAATTTACGGTTAGAATGGGTTTATAAGCATCCAAAACGAACGGCTCGCTATCAAATGACAACAGATTATATGAGTATTAATGAGGCTCTTCTATTGGAAGAAGATCTTATAAAAACAGGTCGCTCTGTTAGTTGTCAGTTTTTTGATGAAGATGATGCGAGCTGGACTAGGAAGGATTTACTTAGATTCTTAAAAGCAATGGAAACAGAACCGCATCAAGTAAAGGCTTATATCGACGGAGGCTACCGCAAGGAATCAAACGAGGCTGGGCTTGGTTTGGCGATTTATTATCAGCAAAACGGTCAGCATTGGCGATATAGAGTAAACGAACGGATAGACGAAATTGACGATAATAATGAGGCAGAATACGCAGCTCTCGCATATTTATTTACGATCGCCGAGGAATTAGGAATTCACCATCAGGCACTAACTATTTATACAGACTCCAAGACGCTTTATCATCAAATGACGGGGGAATGGCCTTGTTATGAAGAAACACTTATTCGATGGAATGAACGGATTGAAGAAAAGGTGGCAAAACTCGGACTCAAACCCACGTACTCTTTTCTTGGCAGACATTTAAATAAAGAAGCAGACCAACTCGCATCTCAAGCACTCGACGGTATTTTTATTGAAGGGAAAAAAGAACAGACAAAAAAAGAGGACGTGACCTAA
- a CDS encoding PHP domain-containing protein: MTETENATSDFHMHSTASDGGYSPRQLVEKCHAVGLTQIALTDHDTIDGVQEAMEAGREFGVRVLAGIEFSCVYEGKSVHMLGLGVDPTHSEFQAMLKKQREMRERRMTKMISKLASVGVHVSADEVLAEADGGSIGRPHIAKVLVRHGIVATVAEAFDQYLAEGKPCYVEKEKEMTIQEAISWTHQVGGLSIVAHPGYYGLDHVLIDWITDYQMDGIEVYHRDHTDEERQRYEALCTEAEQKTGYPIYRTGGSDFHHETYGRKQEPLGVTRLQNNYADQVFQALK; the protein is encoded by the coding sequence ATGACAGAGACAGAGAACGCAACAAGTGACTTCCATATGCATTCAACAGCATCTGACGGAGGGTATTCCCCTCGTCAATTAGTAGAAAAGTGCCATGCGGTAGGGCTAACTCAAATCGCATTAACCGATCACGATACCATTGATGGAGTTCAAGAAGCAATGGAGGCGGGTCGAGAGTTTGGAGTTCGAGTGTTGGCTGGAATAGAGTTTTCGTGTGTGTATGAAGGAAAAAGTGTTCATATGCTGGGATTAGGTGTTGATCCTACACACTCAGAATTCCAAGCTATGCTCAAAAAACAACGCGAGATGCGCGAACGAAGAATGACAAAAATGATCTCTAAGCTAGCATCAGTTGGAGTGCATGTCTCAGCCGATGAAGTATTGGCTGAAGCAGATGGTGGAAGCATTGGCCGTCCGCACATAGCAAAGGTGCTCGTACGCCATGGGATTGTAGCAACGGTCGCTGAGGCTTTTGATCAATATTTAGCAGAAGGCAAGCCCTGTTACGTTGAAAAAGAAAAAGAAATGACGATTCAGGAAGCGATCAGCTGGACTCATCAAGTCGGTGGACTTTCAATTGTTGCTCACCCTGGATACTATGGGCTTGATCATGTATTGATCGATTGGATTACCGATTATCAAATGGATGGAATTGAAGTATATCATCGTGATCATACTGATGAAGAAAGACAACGATATGAGGCGCTTTGCACCGAAGCAGAGCAGAAAACAGGATATCCTATCTACCGGACAGGCGGATCTGATTTTCATCATGAGACATATGGACGAAAACAAGAGCCGCTTGGGGTCACTCGACTTCAAAACAACTATGCAGATCAAGTGTTTCAAGCATTAAAGTAA
- the nadE gene encoding ammonia-dependent NAD(+) synthetase yields the protein MNETQLSIIEALHTQPAVDSKEEIRTRTQFLKDYLVKSGAKGYILGISGGQDSTLAGKLAQLAIDELNAEQTSNAFEFHAVRLPHGEQKDEADARDAVQFINPTKTHTVNIKPAVDASSETFKQVVGEPISDFLKGNTKARERMKAQYDLGAHFGLLVIGTDHSAEAVTGFYTKFGDGAADLTPLFGLTKRQGKQILKELGAPEHLYTKEPTADLEDDQPGLPDEQALGMTYDQIDDYLEGKKIDTQIAAALEERYKKTEHKRQLPATIYDTWWKK from the coding sequence ATGAATGAAACGCAACTATCTATTATTGAAGCTCTACATACACAACCAGCAGTAGACTCAAAAGAAGAGATTAGAACAAGAACGCAATTTTTGAAAGATTATCTAGTGAAAAGTGGCGCTAAAGGGTATATTTTAGGGATTTCTGGAGGTCAAGATTCCACATTAGCAGGTAAACTTGCACAATTAGCGATTGATGAGCTGAACGCTGAGCAAACATCTAATGCCTTTGAATTTCACGCAGTAAGACTTCCACACGGAGAACAGAAGGATGAGGCGGATGCGCGTGACGCCGTTCAATTTATTAATCCAACAAAAACACATACGGTAAACATCAAGCCGGCAGTGGATGCATCATCCGAAACGTTCAAACAAGTTGTTGGTGAACCGATCTCTGACTTTTTAAAAGGAAACACAAAAGCACGTGAGCGTATGAAAGCACAATACGATTTAGGAGCGCACTTTGGTCTTCTTGTGATCGGAACGGATCATTCTGCTGAGGCTGTTACTGGTTTCTATACTAAATTTGGTGATGGCGCAGCTGATTTAACTCCTTTATTTGGATTAACGAAACGTCAAGGTAAGCAAATTCTAAAAGAACTAGGTGCTCCGGAACATCTTTATACGAAGGAGCCGACAGCGGACCTTGAGGATGATCAACCAGGACTTCCTGATGAACAAGCACTAGGGATGACGTACGACCAAATTGACGATTATTTGGAAGGTAAGAAAATTGATACACAAATTGCAGCAGCTTTAGAGGAACGATATAAGAAAACGGAACATAAGCGTCAGCTACCAGCAACCATTTATGATACTTGGTGGAAAAAGTAA